Proteins encoded in a region of the Phacochoerus africanus isolate WHEZ1 chromosome 8, ROS_Pafr_v1, whole genome shotgun sequence genome:
- the LOC125133872 gene encoding uncharacterized protein LOC125133872, whose amino-acid sequence MARNPLGSECHGTHWPDSAGGSRCSSGRPTPFSPAPLARVSRTLESARGAGAGRDLGVGRGLVGFSRKGLVPLGGPRRGGSRGPQRSFPTCSSRGGFETLGHSHLPSLGPVGPQQQAAARVSLAGPRESVF is encoded by the coding sequence ATGGCCCGGAACCCACTTGGTTCCGAGTGCCACGGGACCCACTGGCCGGACAGCGCGGGAGGAAGCCGCTGCTCGAGTGGGCGGCCGACGCCCTTCTCCCCGGCGCCGCTTGCGCGCGTCTCTCGGACCCTGGAATCGGCGCGAGGGGCTGGTGCTGGCCGCGACCTGGGGGTCGGACGGGGCCTGGTGGGCTTCTCCCGCAAGGGGCTGGTGCCACTCGGGGGCCCGAGAAGGGGCGGCAGCCGGGGCCCGCAGCGGTCGTTCCCGACATGCTCCTCTCGAGGAGGATTTGAAACCCTCGGCCAcagccacctcccctccctcGGCCCCGTCGGGCCCCAGCAACAGGCGGCGGCCCGCGTGTCATTGGCCGGGCCGCGCGAAAGCGTGTTTTGA
- the PNRC2 gene encoding proline-rich nuclear receptor coactivator 2, whose amino-acid sequence MGGGERYNIPAPQSRNVSKNQQQLNRQKTKDQNSQMKIVHKKKERGHTYNSSAAAWQAMQNGGKNKNFPNNQNWNSSLSSPTLLFKSQTNQNYAGAKFSEPPSPSVLPKPPSHWVPVSFNPSDKEIMTFQLKTLLKVQV is encoded by the coding sequence ATGGGTGGTGGAGAGAGGTATAACATTCCAGCCCCTCAATCTAGAAATGTTAGTAAGAACCAACAACAGCTTAATAGACAGAAGACCAAGGATCAGAATTCCCAGATGAAGATTGTtcataagaaaaaggaaagaggacaTACTTACAATTCATCAGCAGCTGCATGGCAAGCCATGCAAAATGGGGGGAAGaacaaaaattttccaaataatcaAAATTGGAACTCTAGCTTATCAAGTCCCACCTTACTTTTTAAGTCTCAAACTAATCAGAACTATGCTGGAGCCAAATTTAGTGAGCCACCGTCACCAAGTGTTCTTCCTAAACCACCAAGCCACTGGGTTCCTGTTTCCTTCAATCCTTCCgataaagaaataatgacatttcaaCTAAAAACCTTACTTAAAGTACAGGTATGA